A genomic region of Noviherbaspirillum sp. L7-7A contains the following coding sequences:
- the ahpF gene encoding alkyl hydroperoxide reductase subunit F, whose product MLDANLKNQLKAYLEKVTQPIEIVAFLDTTDKSQEMLALLKDIAALSNKITLTERPADGERAPSFSLNRTGSDMGIRFAGIPMGHEFTSLVLALLQVGGHPPKADAAVIEQVKSLEGDFLFETYISLSCQNCPEVVQALNLMAVLNPNVRHVMIDGALYQDEVNARQIMAVPTVYLNGEIFGQGRMGLEEILAKVDTGAAERDARKLSQKDVFDMLIVGGGPAGASAAIYSARKGIRTGVLAERFGGQVLDTMGIENFISVKETEGPKLVSALEQHVKSYDVDVMNLQRASELVPGEVIEVKLESGASLKAKTVILATGARWRQMNVPGEQEYKNKGVAYCPHCDGPLFKGKRVAVIGGGNSGVEAAIDLAGIVAHVTLLEFDVKLRADAVLQRKLMSLPNVTVITQALTSEVHGDGNKVTGLQYTDRQTGASHRIDLEGIFVQIGLLPNTDWLKGTVALSRHGEIEIDAHGRTSVPGVFAAGDATTVPFKQIVIAMGEGSKAALSAFDHLIRTSAPADGAEAVKAEDKTAVPA is encoded by the coding sequence AGATCACCCTGACCGAGCGCCCGGCCGACGGCGAGCGCGCGCCTTCCTTCTCGCTCAACCGCACCGGCAGCGACATGGGCATCCGTTTCGCCGGCATCCCGATGGGCCATGAGTTCACCTCGCTGGTGCTGGCGCTGCTGCAGGTGGGCGGCCATCCGCCCAAGGCCGACGCCGCCGTGATCGAGCAGGTGAAGAGCCTGGAAGGCGACTTCCTGTTCGAGACCTATATCTCGCTGTCCTGCCAGAACTGCCCGGAAGTGGTCCAGGCGCTGAACCTGATGGCGGTGCTGAACCCGAACGTGCGCCACGTGATGATCGACGGCGCGCTGTACCAGGATGAAGTCAATGCGCGCCAGATCATGGCCGTGCCGACCGTCTACCTGAATGGCGAAATCTTCGGCCAGGGCCGCATGGGCCTGGAAGAGATCCTGGCCAAGGTCGACACCGGCGCCGCCGAGCGCGACGCCAGGAAGCTTTCGCAGAAGGATGTGTTCGACATGCTGATCGTCGGCGGCGGCCCGGCCGGCGCGTCGGCGGCGATCTACTCGGCGCGCAAGGGCATCCGCACCGGCGTGCTGGCCGAGCGTTTCGGCGGCCAGGTGCTGGACACCATGGGCATCGAGAACTTCATCTCGGTCAAGGAAACCGAAGGACCGAAGCTGGTGTCGGCGCTGGAGCAGCATGTCAAGAGCTATGACGTCGACGTGATGAATTTGCAGCGCGCCTCTGAACTGGTGCCGGGCGAAGTAATCGAGGTCAAGCTCGAAAGCGGCGCCAGCCTGAAGGCCAAGACCGTGATCCTTGCCACCGGCGCGCGCTGGAGGCAGATGAATGTGCCGGGCGAGCAGGAATACAAGAACAAGGGCGTGGCCTATTGCCCGCACTGCGACGGCCCGCTGTTCAAGGGCAAGCGCGTGGCGGTGATCGGCGGCGGCAACTCCGGCGTGGAAGCCGCGATCGACCTGGCCGGCATCGTCGCCCATGTCACGCTGCTGGAATTCGACGTCAAGCTGCGTGCCGACGCGGTGCTGCAGCGCAAACTGATGAGCCTGCCGAACGTGACCGTGATCACCCAGGCGCTGACCAGCGAAGTGCATGGCGACGGCAACAAGGTCACCGGTCTGCAGTACACCGACCGCCAGACCGGCGCGTCGCACCGCATCGACCTGGAAGGCATCTTCGTGCAGATCGGCCTGTTGCCCAACACCGACTGGCTCAAAGGTACCGTGGCGTTGTCCAGGCATGGCGAGATCGAGATCGACGCCCACGGCCGCACTTCGGTGCCGGGCGTGTTCGCCGCCGGCGACGCCACCACGGTGCCGTTCAAGCAGATCGTGATCGCCATGGGCGAGGGCTCCAAGGCGGCACTGTCGGCCTTCGATCACCTGATCCGCACTTCGGCGCCTGCCGATGGCGCCGAGGCGGTCAAGGCGGAAGACAAGACTGCGGTGCCTGCCTGA